The following coding sequences lie in one Apium graveolens cultivar Ventura chromosome 1, ASM990537v1, whole genome shotgun sequence genomic window:
- the LOC141717962 gene encoding cytosolic sulfotransferase 5-like: MEPKSSPPLPHNDEVEDMLSSFPKERGIIAPYAYQYQGFWYYSKHLEGIINFQNHFKPRKNDIFLATAPKSGTTWLKAILYALINREVHPPKSPQHPLLTKTPHNLVPFIEFVNPSEYDSISNSPDSCTRIFATHSALVSLPKYITDDASSSNCKIVYLCRDIKDNFVSYFHYANKANVRSSPISLEDAFNLYCKGITTGGPVWDQILEYWNGSLEKPHKVLFMRYEDVKNEPQVQLRRLAQFLGKPFSQDEENRYLADQIITLCSFDNLSNLEVNNTGKNRQQVSNGAYFRNGVVGDWKNYLSEDMVSRLDQITEEKFRGSGLSV; the protein is encoded by the coding sequence ATGGAGCCGAAATCATCACCACCTCTTCCTCACAACGACGAAGTTGAGGACATGCTTTCATCTTTTCCAAAAGAGAGGGGTATAATTGCACCCTATGCGTATCAATATCAAGGATTCTGGTATTACTCAAAGCATTTGGAGGGTATTATTAATTTTCAAAACCATTTTAAACCCCGCAAAAATGATATATTTCTCGCAACTGCCCCTAAATCTGGAACTACGTGGTTGAAAGCCATCCTCTACGCCCTAATCAACCGTGAAGTCCACCCTCCTAAAAGTCCTCAGCATCCTTTGCTTACCAAAACTCCCCATAATCTCGTTCCTTTCATCGAATTCGTTAATCCTTCTGAATATGACTCCATCTCCAACTCCCCAGACAGCTGCACTAGGATTTTTGCAACACATTCTGCATTAGTTAGCCTTCCGAAATACATAACAGACGATGCTAGTTCATCAAACTGCAAAATAGTTTACCTGTGCAGGGACATCAAAGACAACTTTGTTTCATACTTCCACTATGCCAACAAGGCCAACGTGCGATCCTCTCCCATTTCTTTGGAAGACGCGTTTAACTTGTACTGCAAAGGAATCACTACAGGTGGACCGGTTTGGGATCAAATCTTGGAATATTGGAATGGGAGTTTGGAAAAGCCACATAAGGTGTTGTTTATGAGGTACGAGGATGTGAAAAATGAACCTCAGGTTCAGCTAAGGCGTCTTGCACAGTTTCTGGGGAAACCCTTCTCTCAAGATGAAGAAAATCGTTACTTAGCTGATCAAATCATAACTCTGTGTAGTTTTGATAATCTGAGCAATTTAGAGGTTAACAACACCGGAAAAAATAGGCAGCAGGTAAGTAATGGTGCATATTTCAGGAACGGTGTGGTTGGAGATTGGAAAAATTATTTAAGTGAAGATATGGTTTCTAGGTTGGATCAGATTACGGAAGAAAAATTTCGTGGTTCGGGGTTATCTGTCTGA